In Diaphorobacter ruginosibacter, the genomic stretch AGATCGCGCTGGGATGTCATTTCCTTCACGTGACGCCGCGTCTCCAGCAGCACCGAGCCGTGCAGGCTTAGCACATAGGCCAGGAAGAACACGCACAACAGGATGGTCAGCCCCAGCATGATGGCTCCCAGCGGCGCGACGATATCGGTCACCCCCAGCGAAACCGTGGTGGGCGTCATCAGGGTGCTCCAGTTGAGCGCGGCCAGCGCCGCGATGGCAACGGTGATCAGAAGCAAAACAAGGGTTCTCAGATTCATATGGATATGTCCCTCTTTCAAAGCGTCAGCATGCCTGAAAGCACTGCGTGGGTGGAAGACCCGTTTTTATCCCATGAAGCCGGGCTTGTCGGCAAAAGAGGTGTTTTTCCGCCGAAGTCCTACAGCATCTTTGACAAAGTCTGACGAATACGACGCAGGGAGGCAATAAAAGGTGCTTTGCGGAATACCGGGTTGTTTGAGTCGCGTGACGAATGGACGTTTAGAGCTTGCGGTGAGAGTCTTCGTGTGGAGGTGCTGATATGGCCCCTCATACTTTGTTGCAAAGGCTTGCCGTACAGGCGTACTGTCAGCGCCTTTGCGTCGCGTCTGAGGGGCCATCTCAGCATTGGGGTGAACAGTTCGTGAAGTGCGCGCGTTGCTCAGGCTGTTGTTTGGAAAGCCTGGCGATCGATTCCTGCCATTCCTGATGAATCGATAAAAAACCCGCCAGGGTGAGTGGCGGGCTGGATTGAGCGTCTTGCGCCTCGAGCCGCGCGCGGCTCGTTCTGGATCAATTGGTTTCAGCCAATTGGTCCGGGCATGAAAGGGTTCTGGTGATCACTCACATGGCTGCGCCATATGAGTGATCACCGAATCCCGCAAGGCGCCCTTGCGCCCCGAGCCGCGCGCGGCTCGTTCTGGATCAATTGGTTTCAGCCAATTGATCCAGAATTGCGGGATTCTCCAAGGTGCTGGTGTCCTGGGTGATGGCTTCGCCCTTGGCCAGGGAACGCAGCAGGCGGCGCATGATCTTGCCGCTGCGGGTCTTGGGCAGGTTGTCGCCGAAGCGAATGTCCTTGGGCTTGGCGATCGGACCGATTTCCTTGGCGACCCAGTTGCGCAGTTCGGTGGCAATGGCCTTGGCCTCGTCGCCCGTCGGGCGGCCGCGCTTGAGCACCACGAAGGCGCAGATCGCCTCGCCGGTCACATCGTCCGGGCGGCCCACCACGGCGGCCTCGGCGACGAGGTCGGTCTTGGCAACCAGGGCGGATTCGATTTCCATGGTGCCCATGCGGTGGCCCGAGACGTTGAGCACATCGTCGATGCGGCCGGTGATGCGGAAATAACCCCGGTCCTCACTGCGCACCGCGCCATCGCCCGCCAGGTAGTAGCCCTTGAGCTCCTCGGGGAAGTAGCTCTTCTTGAAACGCTCGGGGTCGTTCCAGATCGTGCGGATCATCGCGGGCCAGGGCTTCTTGATCACCAGGATGCCGCCCGCCCCGTTGGCCATGTCATTGCCCGATTCGTCGACGATGGCTGCCGCGATGCCCGGCAGTGGCAGCGTGCACGAGCCCGGTACCAGCGGCGTTGCACCCGGCAGCGGCGTGATCACGTGGCCGCCGGTTTCCGTCTGCCAGAAGGTGTCGACGATGGGGCAGCGCTCCTCGCCCACATTGCGGTAGTACCACATCCAGGCTTCGGGGTTGATCGGCTCGCCCACGCTGCCCAGGATGCGCAGCGACGACTTGTTCCAGTTCTTCGGATGCACCTTCTCGTCCGAATCGGCCGCCTTGATCAGCGAGCGGATCGCCGTGGGGGCTGTGTAGAAGGTGGTGACCTTGTGGCGCTCGATCATCTCCCAGAAGCGGCCCGCGTGGGGATATGTGGGGATGCCTTCGAAAACGACCTGGGTCACGCCAGCCGCAAGCGGGCCATAGCACACATAGGTATGGCCGGTGATCCAGCCGATGTCTGCCGTGCACCAGAACACGTCGTCGGGCTTGGCGTCGAAAGTCCAGTCCATCGTGACCTTGGCCCACAGCACATAGCCGCCCGTGGCGTGCTGCACGCCCTTGGGCTTGCCCGTGGAGCCGCTGGTGTAGAGGATGAACAGCGGATGCTCGGCCTCCACCGGCACGGGCGCGCATTCGCTGCTCCGGCCCGCGAGGATTTCACCAAAGGTCTTGTCGCGGCCCGCCACCATGTTGCAGGCGGTTGGGGTGCGCTCGAACACGAATACATTCTTCACGCCCTCGCAGCCACCCGCGGCGATGGCCTCGTCCACGATGGCCTTGAGCGGCAGTTCCTTGCCGCCGCGCAGCTGGTAATTGGCGGTCACCACGGCCACGGCGCCCACGTCCACGATGCGCTCGTTCACGGCCTTGGCCGAGAATCCGCCAAACACCACGCTGTGGGTGGCCCCGATGCGTGCGCAGGCCTGCATGGCCACCACGCCCTCGATGGTCATGGGCATGTAGATCAGGACGCGGTCACCCTTCTTGATGCCATGGGCCTTGAGCGCGTTGGCGAACTGGCTCACGCGTGCCAGAAGCTCCTTGAAGGTGACCTTGGTGACCGCGCCGTCGTCGGCCTCGAAGATGATGGCGGTCTTGTTCTCGTTGGGTGTGCCGATGTGCTTGTCCAGGCAGTTGGCGCTCGCGTTGAGCTCGCCATCGGGAAACCAGCGGAAGAACGGCGCGTTGGACTGGTCCAGCGTCGTGGTGAAGGGCTTGGTCCACTGCACGTTCTCGCGTGCAAGGCGTGCCCAGAAGCCCTCGAAGTCTTTCTCGGCCTCGTCGCAGAGTGCCTGGTAGCCTGCCATGCCGGACACACGGGCTGCCTTCACAAAGTTATCGGCAGGCGGGAACACGCGGTTTTCCACCAGCACAGACTCGATCGCGCTCATAAACTTGTCTCCTGAGTTGACTTGACTTGTTCTCGATAATATCGAACGTCGCTCTTACGTCACCCTGACTCAGGTATTTCCGGGCAATTCAGGTTTTCCCGAGGTTCAGGATCTCGTTGGCACTGATGATGACCAGAGCGATTTCCTCGACGGACGCGCGTTTTTTCATGGCTTGCTCCCGTAGCATCTCATAGGCACGGTCCTCGCTTATCTGGTGCGAAGCCATGAGGATGGCTTTGGCGTCGGCTACGCGACGTTGCCCGAGCAGTTTGTTTTGCAGCTTGTGGATGTGCTGCTGCATTTGGCGATTTTCTTTGTGGATTTTGCGTGCCACCACCAAGGTGGACAGCAAGCCGAAAGAGCGGATGGGGGATGGCAAGATGGCTTGGGCTTTGAGCTCAAGCACCGCCGAGACGATGGTGGGATTTTCGTAGTTGACCACGGCCACCAAAGTCGGCGTCTGCTCGCCATGGGCCCAGTTCAAGTGCAGGTGCAGGCAGTCGGGCCGAACAGCCAGCAGCACGATGTCCGTCTCGGCCGGCAGGTGCTGCACCGGAGGCCAGAGAGTTTGCACCTGGCAGCCGATGCGCTGGAGTTGCTGGGCCAGCAGGTTGCCGTCTGCGTCATCGGGGTGCATGAGCGTGATTTTGAGCTGGCGCAGCTCTTTGAGGTGCGGCGAGGTGGCTCTAAGCTGCGGGCGGTTCACGCTCAGATCTCCAGCTTGGCGGTCCAGTCGCCCAGCGAGTGGGTGACAAGGTAGGGATCGGGCGAGACGGCGCGGGTCGCTTCGCGCAGGATCGTGAAACCGCCTTGCGCGTTGCTGCGCCCTATGCGGGGGTAGAGCCAGGTGTGGTGGTTGCCGGGGTCGATTCGTACACGCCCCTGGGGCGCGTCGAATTCGCTGCCCAGCAGGTGCGGCAGCAATTCGCTGATGGTGTCACTGCCAGTTTTGCGGAACGCGTTGGCAAACAGGTGCATTTGAAAGTAAGACGCTTCCCAGCACAAGTTGGGGCGGCAGTCGTCGCCAAACAGTTTTTTGAGGCTGGCCAAGCAGCGTTGGTTGGCCACCGACTGGATAGATTGAAAGTAAGGCGCCGAGGTGAAGTGCCCGGCCGCTACGTCAAAGCCCATTTGCGCGATTTCCGCCTCGGAGGTGGTAAGGCTGGCGATGGGTATCTCCTTGGGGTTGAACCCTGCGTCGGCGTACGCGCGGTACAGCTGAGCGGTAGAGTCGCCCACCACCGTGGAGAAGATAAAGTCGGGGCGCTTGTTGCGTACGTCTTCCATGACGGCGCGGTAATCGACCTCGGTCGCCATCAGCGGCAGGTAGCGCTCGCCCAGGATTTCGCCTTCGGGGTGTTGCAACACCAGCTCACGCATGATGCGATTGGATTCGTAGGGGTAGATGTAGTCCGAGCCGATAAGGTAGACGCGTGCACCGAAACTGCTGGTCATGAAGTCGGCTAACTGCACGCTGTTCTGGTTGGGTGCCGCGCCGGTGTAGATGATGTTGGCCGAAAATTCAAAGCCTTCATAGAGTGTGGGATAGAAGAGCAGTTTGTTCCATTTCTCCACCACGGGCAGTACTGCTTTGCGGCTGCTGGACATATAGCAGCCAAAGATGGTGTTGACTTTTTCCTGCACGATCAACTCCTCGGCCAATGGTGCAAAACGGCTCGGAGTGGAGGCAGGGTCGCGGCGGACTGCTACTAGCTCGCGGCCAAGCACGCCTCCGGCGCGGTTGATCTCGTCAATGGCCAGCAATGTGCCTTGCAACTGCGATTGGCCGATGGTGGAGGTGGTGCCGGTTTCCGAAAAAAGTATGCCTACGCGCAAGGGGTCGTTGTTAACCAAAGCCTGCCTCCTGTTCTTGTCCAGATACTGAATTTTTCAGAGTTGCGGGCATGATTGCTTTGTCTGAAATGGTCAACAATGAGCTTAGCGCAGTCTCTGCCTGGACGCCACTATCCGCATGCCCTGTTGGGACAGTTGGCTGGTCAGCGTCCTGCGGCAAGGCGAGCGCTCATGCGTGTCAGGCGGGGCACGAGCTGACTGGCCTCCTCGGCAATGCCGTAGTTGCGCCAGCCGAAGATGTGGCGAACATAGCTGTCGGCTTTCGCATCGACTGCCAGGCAGCACACGCGCACGCCAGCGCGTTGGGCTTGCTGCACCGCCTGGCGGGCATCTTCAATCAGATACTGCTTGTCGTGCACGTCTACATCGGCGGGGGCGCCGTCGGTAACAACCAGCAAAGTGCGCTGGCCTTCGGGCTCGCCTTGTAGCAGACCGCCGGCATGGCGCAATGCAGCCCCCATGCGGGTGGAATAGCGCCCTCGCACCGCCTGGATCATGGCCGCTGACGCGCCGTTGTGCGGTTGTCCGAAGTCGAGCAAACGGTAGTAGTTCACCTCGGCTCGGGAGTTGGAAGAGAAGGCGTGAATGGCGAGGCGATCGGTGCCGCGCACGCTCGACTGTGCCAACAGCAAAGCGGCTTGTTTTTCGATATCGAGAAGACATTGGCCGCCAGGGCCGATATCGTTGACTGATTCCGAGATGTCCAACAGCACGAGCATGCTGGTCGGGCGCGGGCCTTTGCCAGCGCGCAGGAAAAGGCGCGGATCGGGGCGCAGGTTCAGGCGCCGGTCAACCTGGATCTCGATGGCTGCATTGAGGTCGACGTCATCGCCCTCCCACTGGCGGCGTAAGCGGTAGCGCCTGTCGAGTTGGCGCGCGTTGGGCAGTGTCAGACTGTCCACCCGGGTGTTGGCCGGAAGACGTGCTTCGACTACCTGGCTCAGCCCTTGCCAGCCTGGAAGCTTCTCGATCACCGTACACCAGTCGGATTTCATGCGCTCAATTTT encodes the following:
- a CDS encoding transporter substrate-binding domain-containing protein — its product is MVNNDPLRVGILFSETGTTSTIGQSQLQGTLLAIDEINRAGGVLGRELVAVRRDPASTPSRFAPLAEELIVQEKVNTIFGCYMSSSRKAVLPVVEKWNKLLFYPTLYEGFEFSANIIYTGAAPNQNSVQLADFMTSSFGARVYLIGSDYIYPYESNRIMRELVLQHPEGEILGERYLPLMATEVDYRAVMEDVRNKRPDFIFSTVVGDSTAQLYRAYADAGFNPKEIPIASLTTSEAEIAQMGFDVAAGHFTSAPYFQSIQSVANQRCLASLKKLFGDDCRPNLCWEASYFQMHLFANAFRKTGSDTISELLPHLLGSEFDAPQGRVRIDPGNHHTWLYPRIGRSNAQGGFTILREATRAVSPDPYLVTHSLGDWTAKLEI
- a CDS encoding ANTAR domain-containing response regulator; its protein translation is MNRPQLRATSPHLKELRQLKITLMHPDDADGNLLAQQLQRIGCQVQTLWPPVQHLPAETDIVLLAVRPDCLHLHLNWAHGEQTPTLVAVVNYENPTIVSAVLELKAQAILPSPIRSFGLLSTLVVARKIHKENRQMQQHIHKLQNKLLGQRRVADAKAILMASHQISEDRAYEMLREQAMKKRASVEEIALVIISANEILNLGKT
- the acs gene encoding acetate--CoA ligase, whose amino-acid sequence is MSAIESVLVENRVFPPADNFVKAARVSGMAGYQALCDEAEKDFEGFWARLARENVQWTKPFTTTLDQSNAPFFRWFPDGELNASANCLDKHIGTPNENKTAIIFEADDGAVTKVTFKELLARVSQFANALKAHGIKKGDRVLIYMPMTIEGVVAMQACARIGATHSVVFGGFSAKAVNERIVDVGAVAVVTANYQLRGGKELPLKAIVDEAIAAGGCEGVKNVFVFERTPTACNMVAGRDKTFGEILAGRSSECAPVPVEAEHPLFILYTSGSTGKPKGVQHATGGYVLWAKVTMDWTFDAKPDDVFWCTADIGWITGHTYVCYGPLAAGVTQVVFEGIPTYPHAGRFWEMIERHKVTTFYTAPTAIRSLIKAADSDEKVHPKNWNKSSLRILGSVGEPINPEAWMWYYRNVGEERCPIVDTFWQTETGGHVITPLPGATPLVPGSCTLPLPGIAAAIVDESGNDMANGAGGILVIKKPWPAMIRTIWNDPERFKKSYFPEELKGYYLAGDGAVRSEDRGYFRITGRIDDVLNVSGHRMGTMEIESALVAKTDLVAEAAVVGRPDDVTGEAICAFVVLKRGRPTGDEAKAIATELRNWVAKEIGPIAKPKDIRFGDNLPKTRSGKIMRRLLRSLAKGEAITQDTSTLENPAILDQLAETN